Proteins from a genomic interval of Halopseudomonas litoralis:
- a CDS encoding autotransporter family protein, giving the protein MKITKPTLLASLISSILASGVLHAATTLDMAIVIDESGSMSGEHNAFIGTYVRNLDSMLKDQNVTLNQYGLVGFGGATYTSPSASEAGREDGADFYRHFNLSLDPDNVWGTADEFHAITSELVTTGGTEDGYRAIDYTFRNFDFRPTAGSSIMLITDEDRDNDRTNLDTSHLPSGMTEIDKAYVQAQLAQYNTVVHAVVSQRFTDLDGNPAIAIVGADPATGYAYVKDASGVITKVQGYILQSADGTTQADYTELALASGGTAMDIDGLRSVYTDADALAALSGELAKLVADISAGQTPVVGIDCNAASGVAAQICGAIAASNNTGLQQIGQQISKPEQYRQLSQYQVSQMLRTAAANSRQVRRVVLDRLSDLRRTGMASNDIHLMNYSNANVNLSPDMVESMRTARGGAASGDQGDVGYFIRGIYTRGDYDNTSAALGYDSTTYTLVAGVDRYLSDALQLGVALNYSTTDSDFSGVRGGTDADTWGAILYGSLEMAPELHLEGNLSYSRADFDTSRDSGFGMLDGDTEGDIWNLSVGLIKSMQVRNLAVQPFAYLHYTDVEIDGFTEQGGAAALRVGSSDIQSLVSELGFSTAVQFSDSLTGDLRLAWEHEFEDDGTSVRTAFVAAPGNVFDSRTPSQSSDYGRIGLGLTKDMGINRSLALRAETLVGHNNYDEHSFEVRFRQNF; this is encoded by the coding sequence ATGAAAATAACCAAACCGACTCTGCTTGCGAGCCTGATAAGCTCGATCCTGGCAAGCGGCGTGCTGCATGCGGCTACTACTCTCGATATGGCCATCGTCATTGACGAATCCGGCTCCATGTCCGGCGAGCACAACGCCTTCATCGGCACCTATGTGCGCAACCTCGACAGCATGCTCAAAGACCAGAACGTCACGCTGAACCAATATGGCCTGGTCGGCTTCGGCGGTGCCACCTACACGTCACCGTCAGCCAGCGAAGCAGGTCGCGAGGACGGCGCGGATTTCTATCGCCACTTCAACCTGTCTCTGGATCCTGACAACGTCTGGGGCACAGCCGATGAGTTCCATGCCATCACATCGGAACTGGTGACTACCGGTGGGACAGAAGATGGCTACCGGGCCATTGACTATACCTTCCGCAATTTCGACTTCCGCCCGACCGCCGGTTCTTCCATCATGTTGATCACCGATGAAGACCGCGACAATGATCGTACCAATCTCGATACTTCACACCTGCCCAGCGGCATGACCGAAATCGACAAGGCCTATGTCCAGGCCCAACTGGCGCAATACAACACCGTGGTGCACGCCGTGGTCAGCCAGCGCTTTACGGATCTCGACGGCAACCCGGCAATAGCCATCGTCGGCGCCGATCCGGCGACCGGCTACGCCTATGTCAAGGACGCCTCGGGCGTAATCACCAAGGTGCAGGGCTACATACTTCAATCAGCCGACGGCACTACCCAAGCCGACTATACCGAACTGGCGCTGGCCAGCGGCGGGACCGCGATGGACATCGACGGTCTGCGCAGCGTCTATACCGATGCCGATGCCCTGGCTGCCCTGAGCGGTGAACTGGCCAAGCTGGTAGCAGATATTTCTGCCGGACAGACGCCAGTAGTGGGTATCGATTGTAACGCCGCCAGCGGCGTCGCAGCCCAGATCTGCGGCGCTATTGCCGCGTCCAACAACACCGGTCTGCAGCAGATCGGCCAACAGATCAGCAAACCCGAGCAATATCGTCAGCTCAGTCAATACCAGGTCAGCCAGATGCTGCGCACCGCAGCGGCCAATAGCCGTCAGGTACGGCGAGTAGTGCTGGATCGACTGTCAGACCTGCGGCGCACCGGTATGGCCAGCAATGACATCCATCTGATGAACTACAGCAATGCCAACGTCAATCTATCGCCGGACATGGTCGAGTCCATGCGCACCGCCCGCGGCGGCGCTGCTTCCGGAGACCAGGGTGACGTGGGTTACTTCATCCGTGGTATCTACACCCGTGGCGATTACGACAACACCTCGGCAGCACTGGGCTATGACAGCACGACTTATACCCTGGTGGCCGGTGTCGACCGTTATCTCAGTGACGCACTGCAACTTGGTGTGGCTCTGAACTACTCCACCACCGATTCGGATTTCTCCGGCGTACGCGGCGGCACCGACGCCGACACCTGGGGCGCCATTCTCTACGGCTCTCTGGAAATGGCTCCCGAACTACACCTTGAAGGTAACCTGAGCTACAGCCGTGCCGATTTCGATACCAGTCGCGACAGCGGATTTGGCATGCTTGACGGCGATACCGAAGGCGATATCTGGAACCTGTCCGTCGGCCTCATCAAGTCGATGCAGGTACGCAATCTGGCAGTCCAGCCATTCGCCTACCTGCACTATACGGATGTGGAAATCGACGGTTTCACCGAACAGGGCGGCGCGGCCGCGCTGCGGGTCGGCAGCAGCGATATCCAGTCCCTGGTGTCGGAGCTCGGCTTCAGTACGGCGGTCCAGTTCTCCGACAGCCTGACGGGTGATCTGCGCCTGGCGTGGGAACATGAGTTCGAAGATGACGGCACCTCGGTGCGTACCGCCTTTGTCGCAGCCCCGGGCAACGTGTTCGACAGCCGCACGCCCTCGCAATCCTCGGACTATGGTCGCATCGGCCTGGGTCTGACCAAGGACATGGGTATCAACCGCAGTCTGGCTCTGCGGGCAGAGACTCTGGTGGGCCACAATAACTACGACGAGCATTCCTTTGAAGTACGTTTCCGTCAGAACTTCTGA